From Rhododendron vialii isolate Sample 1 chromosome 10a, ASM3025357v1, the proteins below share one genomic window:
- the LOC131302386 gene encoding uncharacterized protein LOC131302386 isoform X2: MDDQQLARKPRVLCFHGFRTSGKIFEEQTQVWPEFVREKMDLVFVDAPFPAEGGLEELGVAEELFDPPLYEWFQANKDFSEYRNFDECVAFVEDCMTRIGPFDGLMGFSQGVALTSVPKIKFVMLISGAKFGGSMFSSPKLAQNAFSSPIECPSLHFLGEKDFGLTNGIELLDSFVDPVVINHPEGHVVPKLDEKGSETMIKFIEKVQELL, encoded by the exons ATGGACGACCAACAACTTGCAAGGAAACCCAGGGTTCTCTGCTTCCATGGTTTCAGAACAAGTGGGAAAATCTTTGAAGAACAGACCCAAGTATGGCCGGAATTCGTGAGGGAGAAGATGGATCTGGTCTTCGTGGACGCGCCGTTTCCGGCGGAAGGAGGATTGGAAGAATTGGGTGTAGCTGAGGAGCTGTTTGATCCTCCTCTTTATGAGTGGTTCCAAGCTAATAAG GATTTTTCGGAGTACCGGAATTTCGATGAGTGTGTTGCATTCGTTGAGGATTGCATGACGAGGATCGGACCATTTGATGGTTTAATGGGGTTTTCCCAA GGTGTGGCTCTTACCAGTGTTCCTAAGATAAAGTTTGTAATGCTAATATCTGGGGCTAAATTTGGAGGATCTATGTTCTCTTCACCAAAGCTGGCTCAAAATGCCTTCTCCTCTCCCATTGAATGTCCATCACTTCACTTCTTAG GTGAGAAGGACTTTGGCTTGACAAATGGGATAGAACTCCTGGATTCATTTGTGGATCCCGTTGTGATAAATCACCCTGAAGGTCATGTGGTACCTAAACTAG ATGAGAAAGGCTCGGAGACCATGATCAAGTTCATCGAAAAGGTTCAGGAACTATTgtag
- the LOC131302386 gene encoding uncharacterized protein LOC131302386 isoform X1 has protein sequence MDDQQLARKPRVLCFHGFRTSGKIFEEQTQVWPEFVREKMDLVFVDAPFPAEGGLEELGVAEELFDPPLYEWFQANKDFSEYRNFDECVAFVEDCMTRIGPFDGLMGFSQGAILSAALPGMQAEGVALTSVPKIKFVMLISGAKFGGSMFSSPKLAQNAFSSPIECPSLHFLGEKDFGLTNGIELLDSFVDPVVINHPEGHVVPKLDEKGSETMIKFIEKVQELL, from the exons ATGGACGACCAACAACTTGCAAGGAAACCCAGGGTTCTCTGCTTCCATGGTTTCAGAACAAGTGGGAAAATCTTTGAAGAACAGACCCAAGTATGGCCGGAATTCGTGAGGGAGAAGATGGATCTGGTCTTCGTGGACGCGCCGTTTCCGGCGGAAGGAGGATTGGAAGAATTGGGTGTAGCTGAGGAGCTGTTTGATCCTCCTCTTTATGAGTGGTTCCAAGCTAATAAG GATTTTTCGGAGTACCGGAATTTCGATGAGTGTGTTGCATTCGTTGAGGATTGCATGACGAGGATCGGACCATTTGATGGTTTAATGGGGTTTTCCCAA GGGGCAATTCTATCCGCTGCATTACCAGGCATGCAAGCAGAG GGTGTGGCTCTTACCAGTGTTCCTAAGATAAAGTTTGTAATGCTAATATCTGGGGCTAAATTTGGAGGATCTATGTTCTCTTCACCAAAGCTGGCTCAAAATGCCTTCTCCTCTCCCATTGAATGTCCATCACTTCACTTCTTAG GTGAGAAGGACTTTGGCTTGACAAATGGGATAGAACTCCTGGATTCATTTGTGGATCCCGTTGTGATAAATCACCCTGAAGGTCATGTGGTACCTAAACTAG ATGAGAAAGGCTCGGAGACCATGATCAAGTTCATCGAAAAGGTTCAGGAACTATTgtag